A region of Streptomyces deccanensis DNA encodes the following proteins:
- a CDS encoding RICIN domain-containing protein — MARARDERPGGDDSHEDQQDTGAPGVRPDDGSEHRHASASDTRLTALLRSNSPTAYAALRELRERHHPSVLAYARLCAASESSARELATQAFTSATKETARGIESTVPWRHRLLLLTARVAAGWATDGGATGLAPALRVVLDTAGPGGRVPPLLAAFELLPPRPQGLIWYGVVEREPDDRTAVLLGLTPDDVTYKRESALHALRQACLRVRLAASDDPRCQDFRRLIEESVRPDTPRHSTDLQSHMEHCPHCAGAYAELCALRDSPRATLAEGLLPWGGTAYTRGASGSRAEGGAGAWDGGTGAWDGGAGRDTAGARGGRRTPGGSGASSNWAGAGAGAGAGTGAAAAAEASAAAAAAWAGTGLGSGSGAGGGAGAGAGGRERAASGAGAETPGDPSSWSGADSGAGIDTGAGAGTWPGPDGDDQARTPAGAEPWASPGSGDRGGAWAGPDSDTRIGRSAAPAGTAGTADFTDMAGPAGVAGAAGAAPGFGGVPGFVAEVGGGAGQQADFGARSVGGTRSLRRARGGARGEDTAGASGAKWSSSRRVALTSVALGVALAPLLAFLVFSGSGGSSSDDEAGSGVTPAVPPSGAVTPTVPPSPTPSPTPSETASPSKPPQKEKPPKKPSPDPSTSGPPKPSLPYGPPLNAAYTQVVNVASGLCLDIRGELEKGTDVVTATCSSRATQRWRVDSHRDALQSFADPDLCLDSRGATDDGVGVWDCDSLDGDNGDNLRFEVDSRGVIRPAVAPGHAVTPDALGSVSFAEASGRDKQRWRAGAGPVHS, encoded by the coding sequence ATGGCTCGGGCTCGGGACGAGCGCCCCGGCGGCGACGACAGCCATGAGGACCAACAGGACACCGGTGCGCCGGGCGTACGCCCCGACGACGGGTCCGAGCACCGGCACGCGAGCGCGTCGGACACACGGCTGACCGCGCTGTTACGTTCCAACTCGCCGACCGCGTACGCGGCCCTGCGCGAACTGCGCGAGCGCCACCACCCGTCGGTCCTCGCCTACGCCCGGCTGTGCGCCGCGAGCGAGTCCTCGGCACGGGAACTGGCGACGCAGGCGTTCACGTCCGCCACCAAGGAGACGGCGCGGGGGATCGAGTCGACCGTCCCCTGGCGCCATCGGCTGCTCCTGTTGACCGCACGGGTCGCCGCCGGCTGGGCCACGGACGGCGGCGCGACCGGTCTCGCCCCCGCCCTGCGCGTCGTGTTGGACACGGCGGGCCCCGGCGGCCGCGTCCCGCCCCTGCTCGCCGCGTTCGAACTGCTGCCGCCCCGGCCGCAGGGCCTCATCTGGTACGGCGTCGTGGAGCGGGAACCGGACGACCGTACGGCCGTCCTGCTCGGCCTCACGCCCGACGACGTGACCTACAAGCGGGAGTCCGCGCTCCACGCCCTGCGCCAGGCCTGTCTGCGCGTGCGCCTGGCCGCCTCCGACGACCCGCGCTGCCAGGACTTCCGCCGGCTGATCGAGGAGTCCGTACGGCCGGACACCCCTCGCCACAGCACCGATCTGCAGTCCCACATGGAGCACTGCCCGCACTGCGCCGGCGCGTACGCGGAGCTGTGCGCCCTGCGCGACAGCCCGCGCGCGACCCTCGCGGAGGGGCTTTTGCCGTGGGGCGGTACGGCGTACACGCGGGGCGCGTCGGGATCGCGCGCCGAGGGTGGCGCCGGGGCCTGGGACGGCGGCACGGGGGCGTGGGACGGGGGTGCCGGGCGGGACACCGCCGGGGCGCGAGGTGGCCGTAGAACACCGGGTGGGTCCGGGGCGAGCAGCAACTGGGCTGGAGCGGGGGCCGGGGCGGGGGCGGGAACGGGTGCGGCGGCGGCTGCCGAGGCTTCTGCGGCTGCGGCTGCGGCTTGGGCCGGGACCGGCTTGGGCTCAGGCAGCGGTGCCGGTGGCGGTGCCGGTGCCGGTGCCGGTGGCAGGGAGCGTGCGGCGAGCGGTGCGGGGGCGGAGACGCCGGGTGATCCGTCGAGCTGGTCCGGCGCCGACTCCGGGGCGGGCATCGACACGGGGGCCGGAGCGGGGACATGGCCCGGCCCCGATGGCGATGACCAGGCCCGTACGCCGGCCGGAGCGGAGCCGTGGGCGAGCCCCGGCTCCGGCGACCGAGGGGGCGCGTGGGCCGGTCCCGACTCGGACACGCGCATAGGCAGGTCGGCCGCTCCCGCCGGCACGGCGGGTACGGCCGACTTCACGGACATGGCCGGTCCGGCCGGGGTGGCTGGTGCGGCCGGAGCGGCTCCCGGGTTCGGCGGCGTGCCCGGGTTCGTTGCGGAAGTCGGTGGCGGGGCCGGACAACAGGCCGACTTCGGTGCCCGGTCGGTGGGCGGGACGCGGTCGTTGCGCAGGGCCCGGGGCGGGGCCCGTGGGGAGGACACGGCCGGGGCGTCGGGGGCCAAGTGGTCGTCGTCGCGTCGGGTCGCGCTGACCTCGGTGGCGCTGGGGGTGGCGTTGGCGCCGCTGTTGGCGTTCCTGGTGTTCTCGGGCTCGGGCGGCTCGTCGTCCGACGACGAGGCGGGTTCCGGCGTCACGCCCGCCGTACCGCCGTCGGGCGCGGTGACCCCGACCGTCCCGCCGAGCCCCACGCCGTCCCCGACCCCGTCGGAGACGGCGAGTCCCTCGAAGCCGCCGCAGAAGGAGAAGCCGCCGAAGAAACCGAGCCCGGATCCGTCGACGTCGGGGCCCCCGAAGCCGTCGCTGCCTTACGGGCCCCCGCTGAACGCCGCCTACACCCAGGTGGTGAACGTCGCGTCGGGCCTGTGCCTGGACATCCGGGGCGAGTTGGAGAAGGGCACCGACGTCGTCACGGCCACGTGTTCCTCGCGTGCGACCCAGCGTTGGCGGGTCGACTCCCACCGGGACGCCCTCCAGTCGTTCGCGGACCCCGACCTGTGCCTGGACAGCCGGGGGGCCACCGACGACGGTGTGGGCGTCTGGGACTGCGATTCGCTCGACGGGGACAACGGGGACAACCTGCGGTTCGAGGTCGACTCCCGGGGAGTCATCCGCCCGGCGGTCGCGCCGGGGCACGCCGTGACCCCGGACGCGCTCGGCTCCGTCTCCTTCGCCGAGGCGTCCGGACGCGACAAGCAACGCTGGCGCGCGGGTGCCGGGCCGGTCCACAGCTAG
- the hutI gene encoding imidazolonepropionase, which translates to MTPAGPPVPPATRSRPRPDSEPTADQATKDAMSSPTTHSPAHSASTASTLITNIAALVTNDPSLGDGSPLGLIQDAAVVIDGERIAWTGDQSKAPATDNRVDAGGRAVIPGFVDSHSHLVFAGDRTAEFNARMSGRAYSAGGIRTTVAATRAATDEELEANLTRYLREALRQGTTTFETKSGYGLTVEDEARALRIAARHTDEVTYLGAHIVSPDHAEDPAAYVALVTGEMLDACAPYARWIDVFCEKGAFDGDQARAILTAGKARGLHPRIHANQLSHGPGVQLAVELDAASADHCTHLTDADVDALSHSRTVATLLPGAEFSTRAEWPDARRLLDAGVTVALSTDCNPGSSFTSSVPFCVALAVRDMGMTPDEAVWSATAGGARALRRDDIGRLTPGAYADLALLDAPSHVHLAYRPGVPLVTGVWRRGVRVL; encoded by the coding sequence ATGACCCCCGCGGGCCCGCCCGTGCCTCCGGCCACCCGTTCCCGTCCCCGTCCCGATTCCGAACCGACCGCCGACCAGGCAACCAAGGACGCCATGAGCAGCCCGACGACCCACAGCCCCGCCCACTCGGCGAGCACCGCCAGCACGCTCATCACCAACATCGCTGCCCTGGTCACCAACGACCCCTCCCTCGGCGACGGATCCCCCCTCGGACTGATCCAGGACGCGGCCGTCGTCATCGACGGTGAACGCATCGCGTGGACCGGTGATCAAAGCAAAGCACCCGCCACTGACAATCGCGTCGACGCCGGTGGGCGGGCGGTGATCCCGGGCTTCGTGGACTCCCACTCCCACCTCGTCTTCGCGGGCGACCGGACCGCCGAGTTCAACGCCCGGATGTCCGGCCGCGCGTACAGCGCGGGCGGCATCCGCACGACCGTCGCCGCCACCCGCGCCGCCACCGACGAGGAACTGGAGGCCAACCTCACCCGTTACCTCCGCGAGGCCCTCCGCCAGGGCACGACCACCTTCGAGACGAAGTCGGGCTACGGCCTGACCGTCGAGGACGAGGCACGGGCGCTGCGCATCGCCGCCCGGCACACGGACGAGGTGACGTACCTCGGCGCCCACATCGTCTCCCCCGACCACGCCGAGGACCCCGCCGCCTACGTCGCCCTGGTCACCGGCGAGATGCTCGACGCCTGCGCCCCGTACGCCCGTTGGATCGACGTCTTCTGCGAGAAGGGCGCCTTCGACGGTGACCAGGCCCGCGCGATCCTCACGGCCGGCAAGGCCAGGGGCCTGCACCCGCGCATCCACGCCAACCAGCTCTCCCACGGCCCGGGCGTCCAACTCGCCGTGGAACTCGACGCGGCCAGCGCGGACCACTGCACCCACCTCACCGACGCCGACGTGGACGCCCTCTCCCACAGCCGTACGGTCGCCACGCTGCTGCCCGGCGCCGAGTTCTCCACCCGTGCCGAGTGGCCGGACGCCCGCCGCCTCCTCGACGCGGGCGTCACCGTCGCCCTCTCCACGGACTGCAACCCGGGGTCGTCCTTCACCTCCTCCGTCCCCTTCTGTGTCGCGCTCGCCGTGCGGGACATGGGGATGACGCCGGACGAGGCCGTCTGGTCGGCCACGGCCGGGGGCGCGCGGGCGCTCCGCCGCGACGACATCGGCCGCCTCACGCCGGGCGCGTACGCCGATCTCGCGCTGCTGGACGCGCCCAGCCACGTCCACCTCGCCTACCGCCCGGGCGTCCCCCTGGTCACGGGGGTGTGGCGCAGGGGCGTACGCGTGCTCTGA
- a CDS encoding formimidoylglutamate deiminase, with the protein MTETTYWLEHAWLGTHVEPGVTLTVAGQGSAQAGRITAVRTGTPTPPPGTVVLRGLTLPGLANAHSHAFHRALRGTVQVGSGTFWTWREVMYRVADRLTPDTYHALARAVYAEMALAGITAVGEFHYVHHAPGGTPYADPNVMGEALIEAAAEAGIRITLLDTAYLSAGFGKAPDHHQLRFSDGTAEAWAERCSVLKDRDHARIGAAVHSVRAVPAGQLATVARWAEERRAPLHVHLSEQTAENDACHAAHGCTPTRLLADHGVLGPRTTGVHNTHLTDEDIALLGDSGTGTCMCPTTERDLADGIGPAVALQRAGSPLSLGSDSHAVVDLLEEARAMELNERLRTRTRGHWTAAALLRAASADGHAAIGWDEAGTLETGALADFTTIALDSVRTAGPLPRLGAETAVFAASAADVSHTVVGGRHVVRDGAHALVPDVPRALADAVAALRG; encoded by the coding sequence GTGACGGAGACGACCTACTGGCTCGAACACGCCTGGCTCGGCACGCATGTCGAGCCGGGCGTGACCCTGACCGTGGCCGGGCAGGGCTCGGCACAGGCCGGCCGCATCACCGCCGTACGCACCGGGACGCCCACCCCGCCCCCGGGCACGGTCGTCCTGCGCGGCCTCACCCTGCCCGGCCTCGCCAACGCCCACAGCCACGCCTTCCACCGGGCCCTGCGCGGTACCGTCCAGGTCGGCTCGGGCACCTTCTGGACCTGGCGCGAGGTCATGTACCGGGTGGCGGACCGGCTGACCCCGGACACCTACCACGCCCTCGCGCGGGCGGTGTACGCGGAGATGGCCCTCGCCGGCATCACGGCCGTCGGCGAGTTCCACTATGTGCACCACGCCCCCGGCGGCACCCCCTACGCCGACCCCAACGTCATGGGCGAGGCGCTGATCGAGGCCGCCGCCGAGGCGGGCATCCGGATCACCCTCCTCGACACGGCCTATCTCTCCGCCGGCTTCGGCAAGGCACCCGACCACCACCAACTCCGTTTCTCCGACGGCACGGCCGAGGCCTGGGCCGAACGCTGTTCAGTTCTCAAGGACCGGGATCACGCACGGATCGGAGCGGCCGTGCACTCCGTACGGGCCGTACCCGCCGGGCAGTTGGCGACCGTCGCACGCTGGGCCGAGGAACGGCGGGCGCCGCTGCATGTGCACCTGTCGGAGCAGACGGCGGAGAACGACGCCTGCCACGCGGCGCACGGGTGCACCCCCACCCGACTCCTCGCCGACCACGGAGTACTGGGCCCGCGCACCACCGGCGTCCACAACACCCACCTCACCGACGAGGACATCGCCCTCCTCGGCGACAGCGGCACCGGCACCTGCATGTGCCCCACCACCGAACGCGACCTCGCCGACGGCATCGGACCCGCCGTCGCCCTGCAACGGGCGGGCTCCCCCCTCTCGCTGGGCTCCGACAGCCACGCCGTCGTCGACCTGCTCGAAGAGGCCCGCGCGATGGAGCTGAACGAGCGGCTGCGCACCCGCACCCGGGGTCACTGGACGGCGGCGGCCCTCCTGCGGGCGGCCTCCGCCGACGGCCACGCGGCGATCGGCTGGGACGAGGCGGGCACCCTGGAGACGGGCGCGCTCGCCGACTTCACGACGATCGCGCTCGACTCCGTCAGGACAGCGGGGCCGCTTCCACGGCTGGGCGCGGAGACCGCGGTATTCGCCGCGTCGGCAGCAGACGTGTCGCACACGGTGGTGGGAGGTCGGCACGTCGTACGGGACGGGGCGCACGCGCTCGTACCGGATGTGCCGAGAGCCCTCGCGGACGCCGTCGCCGCACTGCGCGGATGA
- a CDS encoding allantoate amidohydrolase — MTAGANSPEARDGASSVGSSFHTMWRELLPIGRHPDSHGYRRFAWTGADAECRAWFREQAETRGLTYEVDRNGNQWAWLGDPAAGDAVVTGSHLDSVPDGGAFDGPLGVVSSFAALDELRSRRVEFTRPLAIVNFGDEEGARFGLACVGSRLAAGQLTVEGAHRLTDGEGVSLPRAMEAAGYDPDAIGPDPERLARIGAFVELHVEQGRALDLSGDAVGIASAIWPHGRWRFDFRGEANHAGTTRLVDRRDPMLSYAETVLAARREARLAGAVATFGKIAVEPNGVNAIPSLVRGWLDSRAEDQTTLDTVVDAIEEAARDHAQAHGVELDVVRESFTPVVEFEHALRDEIARILGRDTAELKVPVLGTGAGHDAGILSGTVPTAMLFVRNPTGVSHSPAEHAAEDDCLAGVTALADVLEGLVRR, encoded by the coding sequence ATGACGGCAGGCGCCAACTCTCCGGAAGCCAGGGACGGGGCCTCGTCCGTCGGCAGCTCGTTCCACACCATGTGGCGGGAGCTGCTGCCCATCGGACGGCACCCCGACTCCCACGGCTACCGGCGGTTCGCCTGGACCGGGGCCGACGCCGAGTGCCGGGCCTGGTTCAGGGAGCAGGCCGAGACGCGCGGGCTGACCTACGAGGTCGACCGGAACGGCAACCAGTGGGCCTGGCTCGGCGACCCCGCCGCCGGGGACGCCGTCGTCACCGGGTCGCATCTGGACTCCGTGCCCGACGGCGGCGCCTTCGACGGCCCCCTCGGTGTCGTGTCGTCCTTCGCCGCGCTCGACGAACTCCGGTCCCGGCGGGTCGAGTTCACCAGGCCCCTCGCCATCGTCAACTTCGGTGACGAGGAAGGCGCCCGCTTCGGCCTCGCCTGTGTCGGCTCCCGGCTGGCCGCCGGGCAGCTCACCGTCGAGGGCGCGCACCGGCTGACCGACGGCGAGGGCGTCAGCCTGCCCAGGGCCATGGAGGCCGCCGGGTACGACCCCGACGCCATCGGCCCGGACCCCGAACGGCTAGCCCGCATCGGCGCGTTCGTCGAACTGCACGTCGAACAGGGCCGGGCCCTGGACCTGTCCGGCGACGCCGTCGGCATCGCCAGCGCCATCTGGCCGCACGGACGGTGGCGGTTCGACTTCCGCGGCGAGGCCAACCACGCGGGCACGACCCGGCTCGTGGACCGCCGGGACCCCATGCTGTCGTACGCGGAGACCGTGCTCGCCGCCCGCCGCGAGGCACGTCTCGCCGGAGCCGTCGCCACCTTCGGCAAGATCGCCGTCGAGCCCAACGGCGTCAACGCCATCCCCTCCCTCGTCCGCGGCTGGCTCGACTCCCGCGCCGAGGACCAGACGACGCTGGACACGGTCGTCGACGCGATCGAGGAGGCCGCCCGCGATCACGCCCAGGCCCACGGGGTCGAGCTGGACGTCGTACGGGAGTCCTTCACCCCCGTCGTCGAGTTCGAACACGCCCTGCGCGACGAGATCGCCCGCATCCTGGGCCGGGACACGGCCGAGCTGAAGGTGCCGGTGCTCGGGACCGGCGCCGGACACGACGCCGGGATCCTCTCCGGGACCGTCCCGACCGCCATGCTGTTCGTACGCAACCCGACGGGCGTCTCGCACTCCCCGGCCGAACACGCCGCCGAGGACGACTGCCTGGCCGGGGTGACCGCGCTCGCCGACGTACTGGAAGGGCTGGTCCGCAGGTGA